In the genome of Gemmatimonadota bacterium, the window AGCACTCGATCGGTGGCGTCGGTGACAAGACCTCGCTCCTCCTCGCGCCGATGCTCGCCTGTCTCGACGTGGCTGTCCCGATGATCTCCGGCCGGGGGCTTGGTCATACCGGCGGGACCCTCGACAAATTGGAATCGATCCCCGGATTTCGCACCGGCCTGAGTCTGGCCGACGCCCGTCGTCAGATCGAGCGGATCGGGGTGGCGATGGTCGGCCAGACGCCGCAACTGGTTCCCGCCGACCGGAAACTCTACGCGCTTCGGGACGTGACGGGGACGGTCGAGTCGATTCCGTTGATTGCCGCGAGCATCATGTCGAAAAAGCTGGCGGAGTCGCTCACCGGCCTGGTCCTTGATATCAAGACCGGCAGCGGGGCCTTCATCCGGAATCCAACCGACTCCCAAGTGCTGGCCCGGACCATGATCGAACTCGGCGAGGCCAGCGGGTGCCGGACCATCGGGCTCCTGACCGCCATGGACCGTCCGCTCGGCGTGGCCTGTGGCAATGCGCTCGAAGTCGAGGAGTCGATCCAGGGTCTGTTGGGCAGCGGCCCGCCCGATCTCATGGAGGTGACCTTCGCCCTCGGAGTCGAAATGGTGGTGGCCGCCGGCATCGAGAGCAACCGGGCCATTGCCCGGACCCGCCTCGAAGCGTTGGTGGCAAGCGGAGCGGCGTTGGAACGGTTCGGCCTTCTGATCGAAGCCCAGGGCGGGGATCGTCGGGTCATCGACGAGCCCTCAAGGCTGCCGGTCGCGCCGGTGGTCCAGGAAATCGCGGCCGAGGCGGATGGCGTGATTGGTACCGTCGAACCCCGGGCCATTGGGCATGTCGTCGTCGCCCTCGGCGGCGGCCGATCGCGAACCGACGAAGTGATCGATTCCGCGGTCGGCGTGCGGGTGTTGGTCAAGCCCGGGGCCGTCATTCAGGCTGGCCAGATCCTCGCGACCGTCCACGCCCGGACCAATACGGCCGCCCAACACGCTGCCGAAGCGGTTCGGAAAGCCATCGGCTTCGGGATCGCGGACCCGCTGCCGCTGGTGAGTCATCGAGTGACCAAAGACGGCGTGGAGGCGCTCGCCTAACGACCAGGCTTCGAGGCGGCTCGCCCCCGACTGAAGTTCGGCCACGCAACTCCGTGCACCTCTCCTCACCATCCGGCCGGTGGCGTACCCCTTGCCTCCACTCGATAGCCAGGGTGCCCCATTGCCGGGAGCCATCCCGTTGCAGGTCCCGAGGTTCGGCGCCGCCCCGGCCGGATGAGCCTGGGGTGGGATCA includes:
- a CDS encoding thymidine phosphorylase; its protein translation is MVPRLIERKRDGGVLTAAEWQGLIAGYVADRIPDYQMAALAMAILFRGLADDELVALTQAMRESGEQFHLGDLDRPRVDKHSIGGVGDKTSLLLAPMLACLDVAVPMISGRGLGHTGGTLDKLESIPGFRTGLSLADARRQIERIGVAMVGQTPQLVPADRKLYALRDVTGTVESIPLIAASIMSKKLAESLTGLVLDIKTGSGAFIRNPTDSQVLARTMIELGEASGCRTIGLLTAMDRPLGVACGNALEVEESIQGLLGSGPPDLMEVTFALGVEMVVAAGIESNRAIARTRLEALVASGAALERFGLLIEAQGGDRRVIDEPSRLPVAPVVQEIAAEADGVIGTVEPRAIGHVVVALGGGRSRTDEVIDSAVGVRVLVKPGAVIQAGQILATVHARTNTAAQHAAEAVRKAIGFGIADPLPLVSHRVTKDGVEALA